The following are from one region of the Edwardsiella tarda ATCC 15947 = NBRC 105688 genome:
- a CDS encoding DUF1283 family protein yields the protein MVLLLANLAWQGNALAANCEAGSTCVFGSSGGQDNSLTKEQAREQREQWDNTRTLRHKVNNHVEKEFDKADRAVDQRERCESSLNVNAYWEANTRRCLDRQSGRPLTP from the coding sequence ATGGTGCTGCTGCTTGCTAACCTTGCCTGGCAAGGAAACGCGCTGGCGGCCAATTGTGAGGCTGGTAGTACCTGCGTATTTGGCTCTAGCGGCGGCCAAGATAATTCCCTGACCAAGGAGCAGGCGCGTGAGCAACGCGAGCAATGGGATAATACCCGTACGCTGCGCCATAAGGTGAATAACCATGTGGAAAAGGAGTTCGATAAGGCTGATCGCGCTGTCGATCAGCGAGAGCGCTGCGAAAGTAGCCTCAATGTGAACGCCTACTGGGAGGCGAATACGCGGCGCTGTTTAGATCGCCAGAGCGGTCGCCCATTAACCCCCTAA
- the ydfG gene encoding bifunctional NADP-dependent 3-hydroxy acid dehydrogenase/3-hydroxypropionate dehydrogenase YdfG encodes MNVFITGASAGFGAAIARKFIHHGHRVIATGRRVERLQALRDELGDALTILPLDVRNRAAIRNALEQLTPAQRTIDLLVNNAGLALGLEPAHQADIEDWDTMIDTNVKGVVNMTRALLPDMVARNTGHIINIGSTAGSWPYAGGNVYGATKAFVRQFSLGLRADLHGTQVRVSDIEPGLVEGTEFSNVRFKGDEQRVVNTYKNSHALTAQDIAEAVYWVATLPAHVNINTIEMMPVSQSFSPLAIYRSE; translated from the coding sequence ATGAACGTGTTTATTACCGGTGCGAGCGCTGGGTTCGGCGCCGCTATCGCCCGTAAGTTTATCCACCATGGCCACCGTGTTATCGCTACAGGTCGGCGAGTCGAGCGTTTGCAGGCATTGCGCGATGAGTTAGGCGATGCCTTGACGATTTTACCTCTCGATGTGCGTAACCGTGCGGCGATCCGCAATGCGCTTGAGCAGCTAACACCGGCGCAGCGTACTATCGATCTATTGGTGAATAATGCCGGACTGGCTTTGGGGTTGGAGCCGGCGCATCAGGCCGATATCGAGGATTGGGATACCATGATCGATACCAACGTAAAAGGTGTGGTGAACATGACGCGCGCCCTACTACCTGACATGGTGGCACGCAACACGGGCCATATCATTAATATTGGCTCCACCGCCGGAAGCTGGCCTTACGCTGGCGGTAACGTATATGGCGCGACGAAGGCGTTTGTGCGTCAGTTTAGCCTAGGGTTACGCGCCGATCTGCATGGTACCCAAGTGCGGGTCAGCGACATTGAACCCGGTCTAGTCGAAGGCACGGAGTTTTCCAATGTGCGTTTTAAGGGCGATGAGCAACGTGTCGTCAATACCTATAAGAACAGCCATGCGCTGACGGCACAGGATATTGCCGAGGCTGTTTACTGGGTGGCCACATTGCCCGCTCACGTCAATATCAACACCATCGAAATGATGCCGGTATCCCAATCTTTCTCGCCGCTCGCCATATATCGTAGCGAGTAA
- a CDS encoding HD domain-containing phosphohydrolase → MKPSRTIPFYLHIASLFIGLLVVFSALILWYQYHASTRLLLSTTDNHYRNVALETANEMEQAYHSGALLVELLANQRINRADDTLTQRLTHLTFYITALRNSPKLTALYTGYDNGSFFLVRRYTPSAEIIRQFDPPPDTAWIVQSQSANSAGKMSGDYLFYNADLMLLQQRSVEAYRFDPRLRNWYQLAQQAGKLSSTSPYRFASGGLLGITVATRMMYAPGVVGSDIQIDGLERLLQAARVTPNSHLALLNAQGQLLASDVDLPTMDMTYDVAPPRLAQMQHSPLAPLISLDDKPALQMIPLHQADGRAWQGMVVKFSIPGGEVLRLLMASPDNELMANVKEDVGRILRISILILLLGLVGALWLAHRASKPLNLLLEEVGKIEAFRFDEPVTIKSNIIEIHRLAKAFAQMKDSINHFMTISQALVAERHQQTLLARILAEMTQQTHACGGLILLEETGTLYPVQSRWQATTSSIESPQRTWVSATGMVRLQQAIQQNIHHQLITPVEFAAAFPAFPPVIAPLTLLVLPLSNAEQERLGLLLLFIDPQQFPVSPRMLAFAQALAGSAAVALNTQHLLNEQKRLLEDFIRMIAGAIDAKSPHTGEHCQRVPILAKMLAQAACEQQRGPFANFSLNEDEWEALRIAAWLHDCGKITTPDYVMEKATKLETLHDRIHEIRLRFELLKRDADLAYWQGAATGGDVVALAQVRDELKAKLDEEFTFIAHCNLGDTTLKPDDIARIQRIAQRTWTRTLSDRIGISHEEMQRKQKTPEMPLPVVEPLLADRPEHILPHTSSANGATKRAASHGFNMTMSEHQYHRGELHNLTIRQGTLNNEERFKINEHIIQTILMLEQLTFPRHLRQVPEIAGSHHEHIDGSGYPRGLTQAQMSLPARIMVIADIFEALTASDRPYKPAKTLSQTLAIMSDMVRRQHIDADLFRLFVQSGTYLEYARHYLQPEQIDRVDVTHLLRQLADISAVVH, encoded by the coding sequence ATGAAACCATCGCGTACCATTCCCTTTTATCTGCATATCGCCTCACTATTTATCGGGTTACTGGTAGTCTTTTCTGCACTGATCTTGTGGTACCAATATCATGCCAGCACCCGTCTATTATTGAGTACGACCGATAATCACTATCGAAATGTGGCGCTTGAAACGGCTAATGAAATGGAGCAAGCCTACCATAGCGGTGCCCTATTAGTTGAGCTATTGGCGAATCAGCGGATTAATCGTGCGGATGACACGTTGACGCAGCGCCTGACGCATCTCACTTTTTATATCACGGCGTTACGCAATAGTCCGAAGTTAACCGCGCTATACACTGGCTACGATAACGGCAGTTTCTTTCTGGTGCGCCGCTATACTCCTTCGGCTGAAATCATTCGTCAGTTTGATCCGCCACCAGATACGGCCTGGATCGTACAGAGTCAAAGCGCTAATTCGGCGGGTAAGATGTCTGGCGATTATCTGTTCTATAACGCGGATCTTATGCTCTTGCAGCAACGCAGCGTCGAAGCTTATCGCTTTGATCCCCGTCTGCGTAATTGGTATCAACTGGCGCAGCAGGCTGGCAAGCTTTCGAGTACCTCGCCTTATCGTTTTGCGAGCGGCGGGCTTTTGGGGATCACGGTTGCCACACGCATGATGTATGCCCCGGGCGTGGTCGGTAGCGATATTCAGATCGACGGGCTGGAGCGTTTGCTACAAGCGGCTCGTGTCACACCCAATAGTCACCTGGCATTATTGAATGCACAGGGGCAACTTCTGGCCAGTGATGTCGATCTGCCCACGATGGATATGACGTATGATGTTGCCCCGCCCCGGCTAGCTCAGATGCAGCACTCCCCGTTAGCACCACTGATCTCGCTCGATGATAAACCCGCGTTACAAATGATACCGCTACACCAGGCTGATGGCCGAGCGTGGCAAGGGATGGTTGTGAAGTTTAGCATACCCGGTGGTGAGGTATTGCGCCTGCTGATGGCCTCACCCGACAATGAGTTGATGGCTAATGTCAAAGAGGATGTCGGCCGTATTTTGCGCATCTCGATCTTGATCCTGCTATTGGGATTGGTTGGTGCACTCTGGTTGGCGCATAGAGCCTCTAAACCATTGAATCTTTTGCTTGAGGAGGTAGGTAAGATCGAAGCGTTTCGTTTTGATGAGCCTGTTACCATCAAGAGTAATATCATCGAGATCCATCGTCTGGCCAAGGCGTTCGCTCAGATGAAGGACAGTATTAATCACTTTATGACGATTTCTCAGGCGCTGGTCGCTGAGCGTCATCAACAGACGCTCTTGGCGCGAATATTGGCAGAGATGACCCAACAAACTCATGCCTGTGGTGGGTTAATCCTATTAGAGGAGACGGGAACGCTATATCCGGTGCAGTCCCGTTGGCAGGCAACGACGTCGAGCATTGAGTCGCCGCAGCGTACCTGGGTTTCTGCAACAGGAATGGTGCGATTACAGCAGGCTATCCAGCAGAATATCCATCACCAGCTTATCACCCCGGTGGAGTTCGCCGCCGCCTTTCCGGCGTTTCCCCCGGTCATCGCTCCCCTCACTTTGTTGGTCCTGCCGTTGAGCAATGCGGAACAGGAACGCCTTGGTCTATTGTTACTGTTCATCGATCCGCAGCAATTCCCCGTGTCACCCCGTATGCTTGCTTTCGCTCAAGCCTTAGCGGGGAGTGCCGCTGTCGCGTTGAATACTCAGCACTTGTTGAATGAGCAAAAGCGCTTACTTGAGGATTTTATTCGCATGATCGCCGGTGCTATCGATGCGAAGAGTCCACATACGGGCGAGCACTGCCAACGCGTCCCGATTTTGGCAAAAATGTTAGCCCAGGCAGCCTGTGAACAACAGCGCGGGCCATTCGCCAACTTTTCCCTGAATGAGGATGAATGGGAGGCATTGCGCATTGCCGCTTGGTTACATGACTGCGGCAAGATAACCACGCCGGATTATGTGATGGAGAAGGCAACGAAATTAGAGACACTCCATGATCGTATTCATGAGATCCGTCTGCGTTTCGAATTGTTAAAGCGAGATGCCGATCTCGCCTATTGGCAGGGGGCGGCCACTGGCGGTGATGTGGTAGCATTAGCTCAGGTACGCGACGAATTAAAGGCGAAGCTCGATGAGGAGTTTACTTTTATTGCCCACTGCAATCTCGGTGATACAACGCTTAAGCCTGATGATATCGCCCGTATACAGCGTATTGCGCAACGGACCTGGACTCGTACCCTCTCCGATCGGATCGGTATTTCTCATGAGGAGATGCAGCGGAAACAAAAAACACCGGAGATGCCGCTTCCGGTTGTCGAGCCCCTCTTAGCCGATCGCCCGGAACATATATTACCTCACACCTCATCAGCGAATGGTGCTACGAAGCGGGCTGCGTCGCATGGCTTTAATATGACGATGTCTGAACATCAGTATCACCGTGGCGAGTTACATAACTTAACGATACGCCAAGGAACGTTGAATAACGAAGAGCGTTTTAAGATCAACGAGCACATCATTCAAACCATCTTAATGTTGGAACAGCTCACCTTCCCTCGCCATCTCCGTCAAGTTCCTGAGATCGCCGGGAGTCATCATGAGCATATTGATGGCTCTGGCTACCCGCGGGGTTTGACTCAGGCGCAAATGTCTTTGCCCGCGCGTATCATGGTGATCGCCGATATTTTCGAGGCGCTCACCGCCAGCGATCGACCCTATAAACCGGCAAAGACGTTATCACAGACGCTTGCCATTATGAGTGATATGGTTCGACGGCAGCATATCGATGCCGATCTCTTTCGTCTATTCGTACAGAGCGGCACTTACCTGGAGTATGCACGTCATTATCTGCAACCCGAGCAGATTGATCGGGTCGATGTCACCCACCTACTGCGTCAGTTGGCTGATATCTCAGCGGTGGTCCACTAA
- a CDS encoding universal stress protein, producing MYSNIMILLDLKTASQADEQLLDKGVALATSLHAQVHPVHVVLDIEPGENGNQSLYFKQLEEQANHLQQSRGAACPEIAIIISNDFSSSLQDFIQQKKIDLIILGHHNSAFAQKFVSFLSVAKNTIDTINIDTLIVPLSGN from the coding sequence ATGTATAGCAATATAATGATACTACTTGACCTGAAAACGGCATCACAGGCGGATGAGCAGTTATTGGACAAGGGGGTGGCGTTGGCGACGAGCCTGCATGCCCAGGTTCATCCAGTTCACGTGGTGCTGGATATCGAGCCGGGCGAAAATGGCAACCAATCTTTGTATTTCAAACAGTTAGAGGAGCAGGCAAATCACTTGCAACAGTCACGCGGCGCCGCGTGTCCAGAGATCGCCATTATTATCAGTAACGACTTTTCCTCCTCTTTACAGGATTTTATTCAGCAGAAAAAGATCGATTTGATAATTCTCGGCCATCATAACAGTGCTTTCGCCCAGAAATTTGTTTCTTTCCTCTCCGTTGCCAAAAACACTATCGACACGATTAACATTGATACGTTGATCGTGCCGTTAAGCGGTAACTAA
- a CDS encoding C69 family dipeptidase — MRSSTEARPDSCTTILIGSAATRDGSRIIARTEDHDPLLSKVLLKHPARTQQQSHFQANENAFRCPLPALAQAYSVFANGKIGKSAEQMTWGAAGFNQSGVGMTATETIFANPQILACDPYLPTSGITEDSITDVVLPYVTSAREGAARLGELIETYGAGEGFGVAFIDRDEIWYLETGSAHQWLATRLPESRYFVTGNQGRLRAYDPDDQENYMASATLITFAQQQGFYDAERDGAFDFERVYTRHDDPHDHYYNYPRVFALQQLYTPDTARDLQRPHDFAVFEQPQAPLDVEAVKQGLRNSYQNLGRQPYAETPDYTWRPISLFRTQQSHILQSRSGLPAELADVEYISYGMPSLSVYIPCYPQAIDDFPLAYRTVTDGTAEDISAQWQFRKLQTLAMQNYTRYAPQVQQRYQQLEIHFEVLRQEMEREYLSIYRSDSLKARLLIQQFCAQACAEALTVTQELTNQLFTQLAQDVNSKYLFSGA, encoded by the coding sequence ATGCGCTCATCAACAGAAGCGCGCCCTGACTCCTGCACCACAATCCTGATTGGTAGTGCGGCGACACGCGATGGCTCACGCATTATCGCGCGTACAGAGGACCACGATCCGCTACTCTCCAAAGTATTACTTAAACATCCGGCCCGAACTCAGCAGCAGTCACACTTCCAGGCTAACGAGAATGCATTTCGCTGCCCGTTACCGGCGCTAGCGCAGGCCTATAGCGTCTTCGCGAATGGTAAGATCGGTAAAAGCGCCGAGCAAATGACGTGGGGAGCAGCAGGGTTTAATCAGTCTGGTGTCGGGATGACGGCCACCGAGACTATCTTTGCCAACCCACAGATATTGGCTTGCGATCCCTATCTACCGACCAGCGGTATCACCGAAGATAGCATCACCGACGTCGTCCTACCGTACGTCACTTCGGCGCGAGAAGGTGCCGCGCGTCTGGGAGAACTGATCGAAACCTATGGTGCCGGTGAAGGATTCGGCGTGGCCTTTATTGACCGCGATGAGATCTGGTATCTGGAGACGGGTAGTGCCCATCAGTGGCTAGCGACCCGTCTGCCGGAGAGTCGCTATTTTGTCACCGGTAATCAGGGGAGGTTACGTGCCTATGATCCCGATGATCAGGAAAACTATATGGCTTCGGCGACGCTGATCACCTTTGCTCAACAACAGGGTTTCTACGATGCCGAGCGCGATGGTGCCTTCGACTTTGAGCGAGTCTATACCCGCCACGATGACCCGCACGATCATTACTACAACTATCCGCGTGTGTTCGCCTTACAGCAATTATATACTCCCGATACGGCACGCGACCTGCAACGCCCCCATGACTTTGCGGTATTCGAGCAGCCACAAGCGCCCTTGGATGTGGAGGCGGTGAAGCAGGGGTTGAGAAATAGTTATCAGAATTTAGGCCGGCAACCCTATGCGGAAACACCAGACTATACTTGGCGGCCAATCTCACTATTCCGTACCCAGCAATCGCATATTTTACAATCACGTAGCGGGTTACCGGCCGAGTTGGCCGACGTCGAGTATATCTCCTACGGCATGCCCAGTCTCTCCGTCTATATCCCTTGCTATCCCCAAGCCATCGATGATTTTCCTTTAGCGTACCGCACCGTCACCGATGGTACGGCTGAGGATATTTCAGCTCAGTGGCAGTTCCGTAAATTACAAACCTTGGCGATGCAAAACTATACACGCTATGCGCCGCAGGTGCAGCAGCGCTACCAGCAATTAGAGATTCACTTTGAAGTATTACGCCAGGAGATGGAGCGAGAATATTTATCCATCTACCGATCAGATAGCCTCAAGGCACGTCTCTTGATACAACAATTCTGTGCTCAGGCATGCGCCGAGGCATTAACGGTTACACAGGAATTAACTAATCAACTGTTCACCCAGTTGGCACAGGACGTGAATAGCAAGTATCTATTTTCCGGCGCCTAA
- a CDS encoding Slp family lipoprotein produces MKLKYSLWAVLACAPFVLGGCASVPASIQGNNSPILQKNFSQIRMAPNLYNGQQVRLGGQVINVINQPKQTLLEIAILPLNSAARPELGQGYQGRVIARSDHFLDPVNYRHHLVTVLGTLSGSEQGKVGATPYTFVTLNIKGIQVWRVDETLPPVAEWDYGIGPNWPSTWQNNMDPGWGWYPALQPEAVANR; encoded by the coding sequence ATGAAATTGAAATATTCTCTATGGGCTGTGTTAGCTTGCGCCCCATTCGTATTAGGCGGTTGCGCCTCCGTCCCCGCAAGTATTCAGGGGAATAATAGCCCAATTTTACAGAAAAACTTCAGCCAGATACGCATGGCACCTAACCTGTATAACGGTCAGCAGGTCCGTTTGGGCGGGCAAGTTATCAATGTGATCAATCAGCCTAAACAGACGCTACTCGAAATTGCCATATTACCGCTCAATAGCGCGGCTAGGCCGGAGTTAGGTCAAGGATATCAAGGGCGTGTCATCGCCCGTAGCGATCATTTTCTCGATCCGGTCAATTATCGTCATCACTTAGTCACGGTATTGGGTACACTGAGTGGTAGTGAGCAAGGTAAGGTTGGTGCGACGCCTTATACCTTTGTTACCCTAAATATCAAGGGGATACAAGTATGGCGAGTCGATGAAACCTTGCCGCCGGTTGCAGAGTGGGATTATGGTATCGGCCCGAACTGGCCGTCAACCTGGCAAAACAATATGGATCCCGGCTGGGGATGGTATCCGGCGCTGCAACCTGAGGCCGTCGCCAACCGCTGA
- a CDS encoding methyl-accepting chemotaxis protein, with the protein MFDSIRARILATTGIIVVVSLCVNTLINYRIANDANNEAIQHTLSSLTASHTATVQQWVENQRALIASLTPHVSDSDPRPLLKQIANAGGFISVDIGYANKVELSSDPSSVPAGFDPTTRAWFNNARKAGRPIVTAPYMDANTHTLVVTFAAPGQAKAGAVDGVVEGDVHMDKVIANVRSIHPTPKSFGMLLNDDGTIIAHPDEQLTLMPLSEIAPHLSLSQLLTTNQPVDATLSGRDMLLLAMPVAGTHWFTVVAMDKAEATAGMRSLLLASMIALLVLIVISTLVIGWVTTRALRPLYHIRLAMENIGAGNNADLSKRLTIEGNDEVSQIARAFNQFVDKLAGVMTSIHSTSESVRIAAREIAAGNEDLSSRTESAAASLQQTSAALEQISATVAQSAASAQQANEAVGSAAQVAERGGAMISQVISTMSSIEVASAKIGDITGVIDGIAFQTNILALNAAVEAARAGEQGRGFAVVAGEVRTLAQRSAQAAKEIKVLIDSTVSSVASGSHQVRQSGETMTEIVNSVGMVSAIMGEITNAAQEQNRGISEINRAVIQLDTMVQQNAALVEQSTAASSALQGQAGELADAVGQFQM; encoded by the coding sequence ATGTTCGATTCTATTCGGGCACGTATTCTCGCCACGACGGGTATCATTGTTGTGGTATCCCTTTGCGTTAATACATTAATTAATTATCGGATTGCTAATGATGCCAATAACGAGGCGATACAACATACACTCAGCTCATTGACCGCGAGCCATACTGCGACAGTTCAGCAATGGGTAGAGAACCAACGTGCATTAATCGCTTCCTTGACACCCCATGTGAGTGACAGCGATCCGCGACCACTCTTAAAGCAGATCGCCAATGCCGGCGGATTTATCAGTGTCGATATTGGTTATGCCAATAAGGTCGAACTCTCCTCTGATCCCAGCAGTGTCCCTGCCGGATTCGATCCCACGACCCGCGCCTGGTTTAATAATGCGCGTAAGGCGGGGAGGCCGATCGTGACGGCCCCCTATATGGATGCGAATACCCATACTTTAGTCGTGACCTTTGCCGCGCCCGGACAGGCAAAAGCCGGTGCGGTCGACGGTGTCGTGGAGGGGGATGTCCACATGGATAAGGTCATCGCCAACGTGCGTTCGATCCATCCGACACCGAAAAGTTTCGGCATGCTGCTTAATGACGATGGTACCATTATTGCTCATCCCGATGAGCAATTGACGCTGATGCCACTGTCCGAGATCGCGCCGCATCTCAGTCTGAGCCAGTTATTGACCACGAACCAGCCGGTAGACGCGACGCTTTCTGGCCGTGATATGTTACTGCTGGCGATGCCCGTTGCCGGAACGCATTGGTTTACGGTGGTCGCGATGGATAAAGCTGAAGCGACAGCGGGTATGCGTTCCTTATTACTCGCTTCGATGATCGCCTTATTGGTGTTAATCGTCATTTCGACGCTGGTTATCGGCTGGGTTACCACTCGTGCTTTACGCCCGCTATATCATATCCGTCTGGCGATGGAAAATATTGGTGCTGGGAATAATGCCGATCTGAGTAAACGGCTGACGATAGAAGGGAACGATGAGGTATCGCAGATCGCACGAGCCTTCAATCAGTTTGTCGATAAACTGGCCGGTGTGATGACATCCATCCATAGCACCAGCGAATCGGTACGCATCGCCGCGCGGGAGATCGCGGCCGGTAACGAGGATCTCTCAAGTCGCACCGAGTCCGCAGCCGCCAGTCTGCAACAAACTTCCGCAGCGTTGGAACAGATCTCCGCAACGGTAGCGCAATCGGCGGCCTCGGCACAGCAGGCCAATGAAGCCGTCGGTTCCGCCGCTCAAGTTGCCGAACGGGGTGGGGCGATGATCAGCCAAGTCATTTCAACCATGTCTTCGATTGAGGTGGCCTCGGCCAAAATTGGCGATATTACCGGAGTGATCGATGGTATTGCTTTCCAGACTAATATTCTGGCGTTGAATGCGGCAGTCGAGGCGGCACGCGCCGGCGAGCAGGGGCGCGGTTTCGCCGTGGTAGCCGGGGAGGTCAGAACCTTGGCGCAACGTAGTGCCCAGGCAGCTAAAGAGATTAAAGTGTTGATCGACTCGACCGTTAGCAGTGTCGCTTCGGGCTCGCATCAAGTTCGCCAAAGTGGTGAAACCATGACCGAGATCGTGAATAGCGTCGGTATGGTTAGCGCCATTATGGGAGAGATCACGAATGCAGCACAAGAGCAGAATCGTGGTATCAGTGAGATCAACCGTGCGGTGATCCAGTTAGATACCATGGTGCAGCAGAATGCCGCTTTAGTTGAACAATCGACGGCCGCGTCTTCCGCCTTACAAGGGCAGGCGGGTGAGTTGGCCGATGCGGTAGGTCAGTTCCAGATGTAA
- a CDS encoding helix-turn-helix transcriptional regulator yields MVRDKFILKSFSTIKVWIASHVHLGIKSADVVAISGYSRSYFLREFELATGMTLANYIRQERLKRSLQQLEETDMRIKEISHSLGYPSQSTFCQIFKNQYRVSPSEYRLLCRRTARLAS; encoded by the coding sequence ATGGTTAGAGACAAGTTTATTTTAAAAAGTTTTTCAACCATTAAAGTATGGATCGCTAGTCATGTCCATTTGGGAATTAAGAGTGCCGATGTAGTCGCTATTTCTGGTTATTCCCGCTCTTATTTTCTACGTGAGTTTGAATTAGCGACAGGCATGACATTAGCCAACTACATCCGTCAGGAGCGACTTAAACGTTCGTTACAACAGTTGGAAGAGACGGATATGCGTATTAAGGAGATTAGCCATTCACTTGGTTATCCCAGCCAGAGTACCTTCTGCCAGATATTTAAGAATCAATATCGTGTTTCTCCTTCTGAGTATCGTCTACTGTGCCGTCGAACCGCGCGTCTGGCCAGTTAG
- a CDS encoding DUF406 domain-containing protein, which produces MKDVVDKCSNKGCAIDIGSVLDNDNCTTVITQAYATRDEAEKQLARLTSKAQGVAQSEYPCVITHQINEKEGEFVLDAHFTFSCQAETVIFELSLRHA; this is translated from the coding sequence ATGAAAGACGTCGTCGATAAATGCAGTAATAAAGGGTGTGCAATCGATATTGGCTCCGTGCTGGATAACGACAATTGCACGACTGTCATCACCCAAGCCTATGCGACACGCGATGAAGCGGAAAAACAGCTGGCGCGCTTAACCAGTAAGGCTCAAGGTGTCGCTCAGTCCGAGTATCCCTGTGTGATTACCCATCAGATTAATGAAAAAGAAGGAGAGTTCGTTTTAGATGCTCACTTTACTTTTTCTTGTCAGGCAGAAACCGTTATTTTTGAGCTTTCATTGCGCCACGCTTAA
- the asrC gene encoding sulfite reductase subunit C: MSIDVDIYRARALNEYRFSKVRSEAMVSVRIPGGILPARLLSVAQQIAEQYGNGLIHLTTRQKLAMPGIRYEDMDKVNAALEPFIREIEIETCGIEVEDPKAGYQAIGGRNIVACQGNRICQKANTDTTGMAQRLEKLVYPSRYHLKVVLAGCPNDCAKATMADLGVLGIARIKFTPERCIGCGACVRACKHHAVDCLSLHNGKASKQESLCIGCGECVLACPTLAWQRQPDQLYQVRLGGRTSKKTPRVGKVFLNWVTEDVIQAVIRNIFEFEREMLDGTPVYLHMGHLIDRAGYNNFKQRVLRGVTLNPGAQVAERMHWHEDTYVGNVHLKSV; encoded by the coding sequence ATGAGTATCGATGTCGATATCTACCGCGCCCGAGCGCTAAATGAATACCGCTTCTCTAAGGTTCGCTCCGAAGCCATGGTCAGCGTGCGGATACCCGGCGGTATCCTGCCGGCGCGCCTGTTGAGCGTCGCCCAACAGATCGCCGAGCAGTACGGTAATGGTCTGATCCATCTGACGACCCGCCAGAAGTTAGCGATGCCAGGGATCCGTTATGAGGATATGGATAAGGTCAACGCCGCGCTAGAACCCTTCATCCGCGAGATAGAAATTGAGACTTGCGGCATCGAGGTGGAGGATCCGAAAGCGGGCTACCAGGCCATCGGCGGACGTAATATCGTCGCTTGCCAGGGTAACCGTATCTGCCAGAAGGCAAACACGGATACCACCGGCATGGCGCAGCGTCTGGAGAAACTGGTCTACCCGAGTCGCTATCACTTGAAGGTGGTGTTGGCGGGTTGCCCCAACGACTGCGCCAAGGCCACTATGGCCGACTTGGGTGTCTTGGGGATCGCGCGCATTAAGTTTACGCCTGAGCGTTGTATCGGCTGTGGCGCCTGTGTGCGTGCCTGTAAGCATCATGCCGTCGACTGCCTGTCATTACATAATGGTAAGGCCAGCAAGCAGGAGAGCCTATGCATCGGTTGTGGCGAGTGTGTGTTGGCTTGTCCAACGCTGGCTTGGCAACGGCAACCCGATCAACTGTATCAGGTGCGTCTGGGGGGGCGTACCAGTAAGAAGACGCCACGCGTCGGTAAAGTGTTCCTCAACTGGGTCACCGAGGATGTAATTCAGGCGGTCATTCGCAACATTTTTGAGTTCGAGCGTGAGATGTTAGACGGTACTCCGGTTTACCTACACATGGGGCACCTGATCGATCGCGCTGGTTACAATAACTTTAAACAGCGAGTGTTGCGTGGGGTGACGTTAAATCCTGGTGCCCAGGTCGCCGAACGCATGCATTGGCACGAAGATACCTATGTCGGCAATGTGCATCTGAAGTCGGTATAA